In Paramisgurnus dabryanus chromosome 7, PD_genome_1.1, whole genome shotgun sequence, the following are encoded in one genomic region:
- the smpd2b gene encoding sphingomyelin phosphodiesterase 2, whose protein sequence is MTTSAPITLRVFSLNCWGIRYLTKLRKERFHMIGDLLYNEQFDVILLQEVWCETDFLFLKQKLSSVYPHSHHFKSGFIGSGLVVFSKHRIQDAFLYRYSLNGYPYMAQHGDWFGGKAVGKILLDISGLAVHVFVTHLHAEYCRERDSYLPHRVVQAWELQQFIRHTSAGADVVILGGDLNMHPDDLGTRLLRNCTGLLDCFTETANFDGCEGGNTHVSENPFTNPHELISFGGGVRIDYILFKSLGPVDVSCESLSTTKGPVPGQPFSYSDHEALTAEFLLTTNEKGRGCPDREFGCFPEKLPELVNTVNEARTELKVGLHCAERMRHTVARTGIMGLVLLLLELAIAAVPLFALAPDQPFPKASFYLLGVLCFAVLLFASLLYIFYTMEVKALQGAEDEMRLAITSLQERLKESRKGLSSGHSQNLLDGQDPGHLQADNST, encoded by the exons ATGACAACCTCTGCAccaatcacactgcgtgtcttTTCTCTTAACTGCTG GGGGATCAGATACCTGACTAAACTCCGCAAAGAGCGATTCCACATGATTGGAGATCTGCTGTATAATGAACAGTTTGATGTGATTTTACTACAGGAG GTTTGGTGTGAGACGgattttctctttttaaagCAGAAGCTCAGCAGCGTTTATCCTcattcacatcattttaaaag TGGGTTTATAGGTAGTGGACTGGTTGTCTTCTCCAAACACAGGATCCAAGACGCATTTTTGTACAGATATTCATTAAATGGCTATCCTTACATG GCTCAGCATGGCGACTGGTTTGGCGGCAAAGCCGTTGGGAAGATCCTGCTTGACATATCTGGACTGGCGGTTCATGTGTTTGTCACTCAC TTACATGCCGAATACTGTCGAGAGAGAGACTCGTATCTGCCGCACAGAGTTGTGCAGGCCTGGGAGCTTCAGCAGTTCATAag GCACACTAGTGCCGGAGCAGATGTGGTGATCTTGGGTGGAGATCTCAACATGCACCCGGATGATCTCGGTACCAGATTGTTGAGAAACTGCACCGGACTGCTGGACTGCTTCACGGAGACGGCCAACTTTGAT GGATGTGAGGGGGGGAACACACACGTAAGTGAAAACCCTTTCACAAACCCGCATGAACTCATTTCATTTGGTGGAGGAGTCCGAATAGACTACATTCTCTTTAAG AGTTTGGGGCCAGTAGATGTAAGCTGTGAATCTTTGAGCACAACTAAGGGTCCCGTCCCCGGACAACCCTTCTCTTACTCTGACCACGAGGCACTTACTGCAGAGTTCCTTCTTACTACAAATGAAAAGGGGCGTGGATGCCCAGATAGAGAGTTTGGCTGTTTTCCAG aAAAGCTTCCTGAACTGGTAAATACAGTAAACGAAGCTCGTACTGAACTAAAAGTGGGCCTTCATTGTGCAGAGCGCATGCGGCACACGGTGGCACGGACAGGCATCATGGGCCTCGTTCTGTTACTACTGGAACTGGCCATAGCTGCGGTTCCCCTGTTTGCTCTCGCTCCCGATCAACCCTTTCCTAAAGCCTCCTTTTACCTGTTGGGGGTGCTGTGCTTTGCCGTCCTGCTCTTTGCTTCCCTGCTGTACATCTTTTACACCATGGAGGTTAAAGCACTTCAAGGAGCTGAAGACGAGATGAGATTGGCGATCACAAGCCTTCAGGAAAGACTAAAGGAGTCCCGCAAGGGTCTGTCTTCGGGCCATTCCCAAAATCTATTAGATGGCCAAGATCCGGGTCATTTGCAAGCAGATAACTCAACTTAG